In Kangiella koreensis DSM 16069, the DNA window TCGATGGCGCCGAAGCAGTAGTCGTTGAGTTTACGGGCATTGAAGTTCAAGGGCCTGGCGAGCGTTTGAATTTTGATTTTGATACTCCAATGACTATTGACTTATTGCAGCTGACTGGCGATGAGTCGCTTGAGCTACTGCCTGAAACGACGGTTAATGCCGGTCAGTACCAATGGATACGGCTAAAGGTTAATGCTAATCAAGGTGTGACCGACTCTTATATTGATATTGATGGTGCTCGTTACTCCTTATATGTTCCAAGTGGCGCCCAAACAGGACTAAAACTGAATCGACCCTTTACAGTTGCTGCCGGTGGCATCTCGAATTTCACCATTGATTTCGATTTAAGAAAATCGGTGCATCAACCACAAAATGGTAGCGATGATTATTTCTTACGACCAACTTTACGTATCGTAGATAACCTGGAAGTCGGCCATATCAATGGTCTGGTGGATGAAGCTCTCATCAATGCAGAGGGTTGTTCTGACACCAGTGGTGTCTATTTATTCGCAGGTTATGATGCGGAAACTGATGATATCGATGCTAATGAGCCTGAGCCAATCACTACCACCAATGTTGAGATGAATAGTGACGGTTTCTATGAGTATGAAATCGGTTTCGTACAGGCAGGTGACTACACCTTGGCCTTTACTTGTGAAGCCGCAAATGATGATCCTGAAACAGATGATGCAATAACATTCAGTACGACTCAGAATGTTACTGTAACCCTTGATGAAACTGCTACTGTAGATTTCTAGGTTGTTAGATACTTAAGATAAAGTAGGTAAGAAAAAAGGTCGGCATTCGCCGACCTTTTTTATGAACGATGATTTAGTTTCAAGTCTGGATGAGCATAACTTTGAGAGCGAGTGATTAACAAACTGCGCCCTGAACGAAAAATCAACCATAAGAAAAATATCGGGAACAAAACCGTTTGCACCACAAATACGGTGATGAGTTCAATCACATTTTTACTAGCCCGTTCAGCCGCATCTTGATAAGCCTTAATTTGCTTTTTAATATCTAGCTGGCTGATAGCCTTACCGAGCCAATCCTTAGCTCCCTCATAGGCTGATTGTTGTTGCTGAATGTCAGCTTCCTGCTCTGAGGTATTGCTTTCGATGGTCTGGCTTACTCCTTCAAGCTCTTGATTGGCCTCTTGGTAGTTAGGCGCAAGAAAAAGGTTATAAAGTCCCTCATTAGTCAATGCCATAACCGGTGTGGCAAAACGCACTAAAATGAGAAAAATGACAGTTTTATACCACATAGGATGCAAACCTTTTGAGCTATTGCGCTTGGCAATTAACATAACGCCATACAAGAGCCAAAAGCCTATAACCAGGTAATTGAAGACATCCCAAGCTGACATAGATAATAAAAGTTTCTGCACGCCAATTGCTGATGCTGCAATCAACATCACCATAGAGAAGCGTTCCACCAAGTCGTTGATGGGGTCGAGAATTTCCCCGGGCGATACATTCACTCCTAACCCAGCCGGCTGCATAGCAACTTCGGCTTCTTGCGCCACAGAAATAAGCCCATTCAGCGTACGAGCAACAGCGAAAGAAATTAAGGCACGTTTCAAAGCCTGGTCAGTGTATTCCTCACCAAAGTGATCTAATGCCTTACTTCCGGCTAATAATGAGGCGAGCAACAAGCCTAAAATATAAATCCAAAGATTGATTTTTTTCATAGAGTTACCTCGTTACGATAAGAATATCCTAGCAAGAGGCAGTCGACAAATCTTGAAAAGGTTTATGGATTGAGTAGTAGTCATGATTTGCTAAATAAAGAAAAGCAACTGGGGCCGCACTGCTACCCATCCTGCCAGAGGTTTGGAGGGGTAGGATTTCCAGCAATGGATAGCAGCTTAATGCGGCGAATCCCAGAATTGCTCCTCCTTGAGGAGTCGTTTAGTTAGACATAATTTTCCTTCTTATGCCGAACAGAGTCAGTCCAAGTAATAGCCAAATTGGTGTGGAGCCCCCGCCGCCTGAATCTGGTTCGGGCTGTGGGCTGGGTGGGGGAGCGGGTGGCTCTGAACCACCGATCTCGCTGTTGTCTTTCAATATAAACAGTCCATTGGAGATATCGCTCACTAGTATATTTCCGCTCGGAAGGTAAGGATAAGTCCCCCAAGCTCCATCAAACTGTGAGTCGTTGCCTTCAGGAATTGGATAAGTATCGAAGAAACCAATTTCTTTGGGGGCAACAGGATTGGATACGTCGAGAACTGTTAACCCACGTTTGTAGTTGGACATATAGTATTTGTCTTCGAGCGTAAAACCGTTGTGGTCAATCGCTGGTGTCGAACCGACATAAGAGCCGGCAATCCTGGGTGAGGTTAAATCCTGAATATCCATCACATAAAGGGTTGAGTTGACACCTCGATTCCGCTCGTCGAGTTCGTCCTGAATAAAGATGTAATTTTTATCTTTTGAGTACCAGCCGGAGTGGGTATAACTGGCGCCGGCATAACTGGTTGTGCTGATCTTAAATGGATTGGATTTATCGGTGGTGTCCCAGATATCGACCGTATTTTCATTAAAGTCGATAAAAAGCTCACAAGGATTATGACCGCTGGCACATTGACCAGTGCGCGTATCATCAATAATCAGATTAGTTGCATCATGCACATAACCGGCTGAACTGGGGGTTGTGACAAGCGCTGGATTAACTGGGTCAACCAGATCAAAGACTCGATAAGAGCCATTATCAAGATTCGACCCCGTAATGTATAAGTAGGCTTGGTGACCATCAAGAGCTGTACCGTCGGCGTAATTGATATTGCCGAGATAGACATTGTGAGCAGTCTGAAAAACATTGATGGTATTCACTAGTTCAATCGAATCAGGTGCATTGCTCAAGTCGATAATTTGCAAGCCACCCTGCCCTTCGGTGGTGACATATGCATAAGTTTTGTATTGTGATGTATCTCCATCAAAATACTGATATACCTTCACATCACGCCAAGTACTATTGGCGCCAGTAATGGTATCAACTTCAACCGGGTTTACCGGGTCAGTGACATCAATTAGTACTGTGCCGTTATAAAGTCCCATGACAGCGTATTCACGATTATTGTTGAGGTCTATATAACCCCATATATCATTAGCGCTTGAAGGAGATGAAGTCAGCTGGCTTAAAGGCAAGTGAGATTCTAAATCGATATTAAAGCAAGGGTATTCACCGGCTTGGCCATTAGCGCAGGTTAATTGCTTTTCGACACTGGTAGTGATTTTTTGGTAACGCTCAAGTAAATCGAGGTATTCGGGTTTAAGGCGTTGTTCGGGCAAACCTTTAGCATCCCGTACTAAGTGAAAACCTTTGTTGGCCAGTTTCTCGCGGTAGTCGGCAGGTATGCCTGTGATGGTTGTCAGGTGCTGGTCAGGATTTTGCTTCGTGAAATTATCTTGAGTCGAAAAACCGCCTGAAATTGCCACCATATCGTTCAATAAATAGAAAATATCCATCTCACCAGCATGATAAGTACCTGATGCTACGTGGATTTTGTCGCCTTTACTGGACTGGTTTACGGCATAGGCAATGCTGGCGCAGGGAGCGGATGGCTTAGAGCAGTCGCCCTGATCAGAGCCATTTTCTGCAACATAGCGCACCGGATGCGACCCACTATGGGCAGAAACTGATGAGTTCAGTAAAGAGGTGAGTACTAAGACAATACTTCCTGTGACTGTAATTATTGATTTCATTTGAGCTACCCCGCTTCTATCATGTCAATCTATCGGAGAACGTTTTTCAGAACTTACGACAATATCACATTAAAACAATAAGACGCTGAACAGTTACAATTGGTTACAGAAATCTGCATTAAATCAGTGGGTTAAGGAATAGAATAGGGAGCTTAACAAAAATAAGAGGCAAGGTAATGAGGTCGCTATTGTTAT includes these proteins:
- a CDS encoding DUF4382 domain-containing protein, whose product is MKFKHSLVLTSVLLALAGCKSDDDPDKGKLALAITDAPVDGAEAVVVEFTGIEVQGPGERLNFDFDTPMTIDLLQLTGDESLELLPETTVNAGQYQWIRLKVNANQGVTDSYIDIDGARYSLYVPSGAQTGLKLNRPFTVAAGGISNFTIDFDLRKSVHQPQNGSDDYFLRPTLRIVDNLEVGHINGLVDEALINAEGCSDTSGVYLFAGYDAETDDIDANEPEPITTTNVEMNSDGFYEYEIGFVQAGDYTLAFTCEAANDDPETDDAITFSTTQNVTVTLDETATVDF
- a CDS encoding choice-of-anchor B family protein — protein: MKSIITVTGSIVLVLTSLLNSSVSAHSGSHPVRYVAENGSDQGDCSKPSAPCASIAYAVNQSSKGDKIHVASGTYHAGEMDIFYLLNDMVAISGGFSTQDNFTKQNPDQHLTTITGIPADYREKLANKGFHLVRDAKGLPEQRLKPEYLDLLERYQKITTSVEKQLTCANGQAGEYPCFNIDLESHLPLSQLTSSPSSANDIWGYIDLNNNREYAVMGLYNGTVLIDVTDPVNPVEVDTITGANSTWRDVKVYQYFDGDTSQYKTYAYVTTEGQGGLQIIDLSNAPDSIELVNTINVFQTAHNVYLGNINYADGTALDGHQAYLYITGSNLDNGSYRVFDLVDPVNPALVTTPSSAGYVHDATNLIIDDTRTGQCASGHNPCELFIDFNENTVDIWDTTDKSNPFKISTTSYAGASYTHSGWYSKDKNYIFIQDELDERNRGVNSTLYVMDIQDLTSPRIAGSYVGSTPAIDHNGFTLEDKYYMSNYKRGLTVLDVSNPVAPKEIGFFDTYPIPEGNDSQFDGAWGTYPYLPSGNILVSDISNGLFILKDNSEIGGSEPPAPPPSPQPEPDSGGGGSTPIWLLLGLTLFGIRRKIMSN